The following coding sequences are from one Hydrogenobacter hydrogenophilus window:
- a CDS encoding GNAT family N-acetyltransferase, translating into MEIRPYREGDEEGIRELFHKVFNKEMSQELWRWKYKAHGLGTMVFVAEDKGKIIAHYGGVPRRCLYFGREVISAVISDSMVDPSYRGFFKKEGVFAKLVKEYITHYAPLEGKRIIHFGYGFPMERARLLALRLGIYEDVEPVKELVVKGGNRKFYERLEEVKDISLANFLWHQMKNRELIINFRDGKTLEWRLSMPDAHFSLFMYGSLFTPKALLLLRKDTDPPRLYDYVGKLKYLSRALSCLAKHTGPFSVRLPSWTAPLVKGLDVEEIPSETYLVANALTGPRAWEVRGKFFYMHADEDT; encoded by the coding sequence ATGGAAATAAGGCCTTATAGAGAGGGCGACGAAGAAGGCATAAGGGAGCTTTTTCACAAAGTCTTTAATAAGGAAATGTCCCAAGAGCTCTGGCGTTGGAAGTACAAAGCACACGGACTTGGTACTATGGTCTTTGTAGCAGAAGACAAAGGTAAGATAATTGCCCACTATGGTGGTGTTCCAAGGAGATGCCTTTATTTTGGAAGAGAAGTTATATCTGCAGTCATCTCTGATAGCATGGTAGACCCAAGCTACAGAGGGTTCTTTAAAAAGGAGGGTGTCTTTGCCAAGTTGGTAAAAGAGTACATTACGCATTACGCACCTTTAGAAGGCAAGCGCATTATACACTTTGGCTATGGCTTTCCCATGGAGAGAGCTCGGCTTTTGGCTTTAAGACTTGGCATCTACGAAGATGTAGAACCTGTAAAGGAGCTTGTGGTAAAAGGTGGGAATAGAAAGTTTTACGAGAGGCTTGAGGAAGTAAAAGACATATCTCTTGCTAACTTTCTGTGGCACCAGATGAAAAACAGAGAGCTGATCATTAATTTTAGAGATGGGAAGACCTTAGAGTGGCGCCTTAGCATGCCAGATGCTCATTTTTCCCTTTTTATGTACGGCTCTCTATTTACACCAAAAGCTCTCCTCCTTTTAAGAAAAGATACTGACCCTCCAAGACTCTATGACTATGTGGGAAAACTAAAATATCTGAGCAGGGCTTTATCCTGTCTTGCCAAGCATACAGGACCCTTCAGTGTGAGGCTTCCCTCTTGGACAGCACCTTTGGTTAAAGGTTTGGATGTGGAAGAGATCCCTTCAGAAACTTACCTTGTGGCTAACGCTCTTACAGGACCAAGGGCTTGGGAAGTCAGAGGTAAGTTTTTTTATATGCATGCTGATGAAGATACCTAA
- the dprA gene encoding DNA-processing protein DprA, which yields MDKLYFWLTLKAIKGLGERSIKKLYTFYKDPKLILESHEKELEQVVGKEKAFRIKNRELSFDPQEVLKQVEREGIKYLTLDDEDYPKLLKSIEDPPPVLFYMGQIKELPLVAVVGTRKPEYYSVSFTKDLIKQLLGMSFGVVSGGAKGIDLLSHRYAEEFGGYTVCVLGFGILNMPKYLEFLLSKGSSIISEFLPAEPPSDYTFPRRNRIISGMSQAVFIVEAGINSGALITAEYAYKQKKPVYAHIGVGKSDRWDGCAKLINEGKAKFFRSIEEIIPKGNVHKGNDEILTLLASPKTFDELIDISGLPAKELLRILTDYELSGKVVKVGAYYRLA from the coding sequence AAGCTCATACTTGAAAGTCATGAAAAAGAGTTAGAGCAAGTAGTAGGCAAAGAAAAAGCCTTTAGGATAAAAAATAGAGAACTGTCCTTTGATCCTCAGGAAGTTCTCAAACAAGTGGAAAGAGAAGGTATAAAGTACCTGACCTTAGATGACGAGGACTACCCAAAACTTCTAAAAAGTATAGAAGACCCTCCGCCTGTGCTCTTCTACATGGGACAGATAAAAGAGCTTCCCTTAGTTGCGGTAGTAGGCACGCGTAAACCTGAGTATTACAGTGTGAGTTTTACAAAGGACTTGATAAAACAGCTTCTTGGTATGTCCTTTGGGGTTGTCTCAGGAGGTGCAAAAGGTATAGACCTGTTATCTCATAGGTATGCGGAGGAGTTTGGCGGATACACTGTGTGTGTGCTTGGTTTTGGTATTCTCAACATGCCCAAATATCTTGAATTTCTTTTATCCAAAGGTTCATCTATTATCTCCGAGTTTTTACCCGCAGAACCTCCCAGCGATTATACCTTTCCCAGGCGCAACAGGATAATAAGCGGTATGTCTCAAGCGGTTTTTATAGTAGAGGCAGGAATAAACAGTGGAGCTCTTATAACTGCAGAGTATGCTTACAAACAAAAGAAGCCCGTCTATGCTCATATTGGTGTAGGCAAAAGCGACAGATGGGATGGATGCGCAAAGCTCATCAACGAAGGGAAGGCAAAGTTTTTCAGAAGCATTGAAGAGATCATACCAAAGGGTAACGTGCATAAAGGAAACGACGAAATTCTGACGCTACTTGCAAGTCCCAAAACCTTTGACGAGCTAATAGACATTTCTGGACTTCCCGCTAAGGAGCTTCTCAGAATACTCACAGACTACGAGCTGAGCGGTAAGGTAGTAAAGGTGGGAGCTTACTACAGACTGGCTTAG
- a CDS encoding glycosyltransferase: protein MKLAFLKTGNEKGVNRHILSLLDYFRSKGVEVREFELDHEDVQRTINDILEFSPTFSMDINSTGMIVGQQEQNKVPMCDAFGFVHVSIFTDDPLLYFPILLEIRHANNFLPVVCDLKYADSLKLLGINKGLFYITPFLDQKSMKHPSGDKDIQTVFVGPVVDPQIIARQVVDTLPQYAVPLFFEVGEFMFRNPEVPVFVASEYILSMFQQSFQEQIDEWRREKPEEYLRFLNDVSIYATFRKRWYILSFLEGINLKILGDFQGELMEGHELIDADSHEDFLEVFDRSYMAVLSFPFNMPSGIGFTPLEVGFMGCAPVIDYRMTLPGFLTPGSECITYLPLDRADIEEKLLYYLEHLDEALSIGQSLRDKVLEKFSPEDRGEFLLGVFEQILNQASKNT, encoded by the coding sequence ATGAAATTAGCCTTTTTGAAAACGGGAAACGAAAAGGGAGTAAACAGACACATACTTTCTTTGCTTGATTACTTTAGAAGTAAAGGTGTAGAGGTTAGGGAGTTTGAACTTGATCATGAAGATGTACAAAGGACCATCAACGACATTCTTGAGTTCTCCCCCACCTTTTCTATGGATATAAACTCAACGGGTATGATAGTAGGACAACAGGAGCAGAACAAGGTACCCATGTGTGACGCTTTTGGGTTTGTGCATGTAAGCATCTTTACTGATGACCCTCTTTTGTACTTTCCCATATTGCTTGAGATTAGACACGCAAACAACTTCCTTCCGGTAGTGTGTGATCTGAAATACGCAGATAGCTTGAAACTGCTTGGTATAAACAAAGGGCTCTTTTACATAACCCCCTTCTTGGACCAAAAGAGTATGAAGCATCCAAGTGGTGATAAGGACATACAAACAGTTTTTGTTGGTCCAGTGGTAGACCCACAGATAATCGCTCGTCAAGTTGTAGATACCCTTCCCCAATACGCTGTACCTCTGTTTTTTGAAGTGGGCGAGTTTATGTTTAGAAATCCAGAAGTGCCTGTTTTTGTTGCCTCTGAGTATATACTTTCCATGTTTCAACAGAGTTTTCAAGAACAGATAGATGAATGGAGGAGGGAAAAGCCAGAGGAGTACCTGCGCTTTCTAAACGATGTGTCCATATACGCTACCTTTAGAAAAAGATGGTACATTCTGAGCTTTCTTGAGGGTATAAACCTGAAGATACTTGGTGATTTTCAAGGTGAGCTCATGGAAGGACACGAGCTTATAGATGCGGATTCTCATGAGGACTTTCTTGAGGTATTTGACAGGTCTTACATGGCTGTGCTCAGCTTTCCCTTTAACATGCCTTCTGGCATAGGGTTTACTCCTCTTGAGGTAGGTTTTATGGGTTGTGCCCCAGTTATAGATTATAGGATGACCCTTCCTGGCTTTCTCACACCCGGGAGCGAGTGTATTACGTATCTGCCTCTTGACAGAGCGGACATAGAAGAAAAACTCCTTTACTACCTTGAACATTTAGATGAGGCACTCTCTATAGGACAGTCTCTACGGGATAAGGTTTTGGAAAAGTTCTCTCCTGAAGATAGGGGTGAGTTTTTGCTCGGTGTGTTTGAGCAGATCCTCAATCAGGCAAGTAAAAACACCTGA
- a CDS encoding type II secretion system F family protein — translation MIFSYKGLYKGSLVEGLLEAENKASALSKLKAQGIKVLSLKEVSSKASRIDTKFLERFTSNLFQLLKSGLTVDKAILFIAEREKKHHEKLLKVYEEIRSGSTLSMALRLSNLFPDFYVQMIRSAEESGSLEETLSLILDFIKEENELKSSILTAMIYPSFVFGVSVFSLLVISSYVVPKFKLVFQSTDIKLPLLTRLMFSLTDAINYIIIGALISLLILFAYLRYAIKIRKHRLRLESILYKIPFLGKLLLDTEIIRTFQTLYTLVKGGVALNHALELATDVPTTLRMRDAIKAIHSDVVKGASLSKAMKLRSVFPEMVIEIVSVGEQTGELTGAFYQIYTTYNEEFKASVKRFISLLEPAIILIMGLVVGLIVFSMILAVFSLSEGL, via the coding sequence ATGATTTTTTCGTACAAAGGCCTTTACAAGGGAAGTCTTGTGGAAGGACTTCTCGAAGCGGAAAATAAAGCTTCCGCACTCTCTAAGCTCAAGGCTCAGGGTATAAAAGTCCTGAGCTTAAAAGAGGTAAGCTCAAAAGCTTCACGCATAGATACTAAGTTCTTAGAGAGGTTTACTTCAAACCTTTTTCAACTTTTAAAGTCTGGTCTTACGGTAGATAAAGCCATCTTATTTATAGCAGAGAGGGAGAAAAAGCACCATGAGAAGCTCCTGAAAGTTTACGAAGAGATAAGGTCTGGAAGTACTCTCAGTATGGCTCTTCGTCTTTCCAATCTGTTCCCAGACTTTTACGTGCAGATGATAAGATCTGCAGAAGAGAGCGGAAGCCTTGAAGAGACTTTGAGCCTGATCCTTGACTTTATAAAGGAGGAGAATGAACTAAAAAGTAGTATTCTTACCGCCATGATATACCCTTCCTTTGTTTTTGGTGTCTCTGTTTTTTCTCTGCTTGTAATATCTTCTTATGTGGTACCTAAGTTCAAGCTTGTATTTCAGAGTACGGACATAAAGCTTCCTTTGCTTACGAGGCTCATGTTCTCTCTAACCGATGCCATAAACTACATCATAATAGGTGCGCTCATCTCCCTTCTTATCTTGTTCGCATACTTAAGGTACGCTATCAAGATAAGAAAACACAGGTTAAGGTTAGAAAGCATCCTTTACAAAATACCCTTTTTGGGAAAGCTCCTTTTAGACACGGAGATCATAAGAACCTTTCAGACCCTTTACACTCTTGTTAAAGGTGGTGTAGCACTAAACCATGCTCTTGAACTCGCAACTGATGTGCCCACAACTCTCAGAATGAGAGATGCTATCAAAGCTATACACAGCGACGTGGTAAAGGGAGCATCTCTTTCTAAAGCCATGAAGCTACGCTCGGTGTTTCCTGAGATGGTCATAGAGATAGTTTCAGTAGGAGAGCAAACGGGCGAGCTTACGGGTGCCTTTTACCAAATATACACCACTTACAACGAAGAGTTTAAAGCTTCGGTGAAAAGGTTCATAAGCTTGTTGGAACCTGCCATTATCCTCATAATGGGCTTGGTGGTAGGTCTGATAGTCTTTTCCATGATCCTCGCTGTCTTTAGTCTTTCGGAGGGACTCTGA